Proteins encoded by one window of Lathyrus oleraceus cultivar Zhongwan6 chromosome 1, CAAS_Psat_ZW6_1.0, whole genome shotgun sequence:
- the LOC127128414 gene encoding rRNA 2'-O-methyltransferase fibrillarin 1 encodes MVVPRGRGGSGGGFRGGRGGRDGGGGRGFGGGRGSDFKPRGGGRGRGGPGRGRGRGGRDGGRGGMKGGSKVVVQPHRHDGIFIAKGKEDALVTRNLVPGEAVYNEKRVSVQNEDGTKVEYRIWNPFRSKLAAAVLGGVDNIWIKPGAKVLYLGAASGTTVSHVSDIVGPTGVVYAVEFSHRSGRDLVNMAKKRTNVIPIIEDARHPAKYRMLVGMVDVIFSDVAQPDQARILGLNASYYLKAGGHFVISIKANCIDSTVPAEAVFTSEVNKLKADQFKPSEQVTLEPFERDHACVVGGYRMPKKKKDAE; translated from the exons ATGGTTGTTCCCCGAG GTCGTGGTGGTTCTGGTGGAGGTTTCAGAGGAGGTAGAGGTGGTAGAGATGGTGGTGGAGGTAGAGGTTTTGGTGGGGGAAGAGGTAGTGATTTTAAGCCTCGTGGTGGGGGTAGAGGACGAGGAGGACCTGGCCGTGGAAGAGGAAGGGGTGGTCGTGATGGCGGCAGAGGTGGAATGAAAGGAGGAAGCAAAGTTGTTGTTCAGCCTCATAGACACGATGGTATTTTCATTGCTAAGGGTAAAGAAGATGCTCTTGTTACAAGGAATCTTGTTCCAGGGGAGGCTGTTTACAATGAGAAGAGAGTTTCCGTGCAG AATGAGGATGGTACTAAAGTTGAGTATAGGATTTGGAACCCTTTCCGTTCCAAGTTGGCAGCTGCAGTCCTTGGTGGTGTTGACAACATTTGGATT AAACCTGGTGCTAAAGTCCTTTACCTAGGAGCTGCTTCAGGAACAACTGTCTCTCATGTCTCTGATATTGTTGGTCCA ACTGGAGTTGTGTATGCAGTAGAGTTCTCCCACCGAAGTGGGCGTGATTTGGTTAACATGGCCAAAAAGCGTACTAATGTTATTCCCATTATTGAAGATGCTAGACATCCAGCCAAGTACAGAATGTTAGTTGGAATGGTTGATGTCATATTTTCTGATGTTGCTCAGCCTGATCAG GCAAGAATTTTAGGTCTGAATGCTTCATACTATCTTAAAGCTGGAGGCCATTTTGTAATATCCATCAAG GCCAATTGCATTGATTCTACAGTTCCTGCAGAGGCAGTGTTTACCAGTGAAGTGAACAAGTTGAAGGCAGATCAATTTAAGCCATCTGAGCAAGTGACTCTTGAACCATTTGAGAGGGATCATGCTTGTGTTGTTGGTGGATACAGAATGCCTAAGAAGAAGAAAGATGCTGAATAG